In Lacinutrix sp. Bg11-31, the DNA window GTTAACAGAATAAAATAGACAGTAAGTTACCTATAACAAAAAGACCAGAGAAGCTAACTTCTCTGGTTTTTTTGTTTTTATTAAAATCTATTTAAAAAGCTAACCTAATAAAAGTTAGAATTTAAAAGTTAAGCCTCCACTAATTGTTGTTCCATTAGTACCAAATTGACTAACTTCCCAAGGATATTTAAATCGGCCTCCAAGATCGGTTACAACATCTCCACCAGTTTCAATTTCATCTGGATATACATCTAACAAATTACTTACTGAAAGTGATGCAGAAAGCCGATTACTAAATTCATATCCAAAATTTAAATCTGTAATAATTTTTCCTGAAAATGTTTGATCTTTATCTACATCTGTAGCATGTTGCCAAGTCACTTCCCCAAAATAGGTGTTATTTAAGGCAAAACTCCATTTGTTTAATTCATAATCAAATCCTAATAATGCTTTTGTTTTTGGTCTAGAAGAAAGAATTCTTGATTGTTCTTTTCTATTAAAAATATCATACCCATTTTCATCAAGTAAAGTTGGTGTATCAATCTTACCATCTATTTCTGTATTATTAAAATTCGCTGCTAATGTAGCTGTTAATTTACCTTTACCTAATTCAATATTTCTATAATTAGCAACCAAATCTACACCTGTAGTATTAGTGCTTACTGCATTAACAAAGAATTTTAAGCTTGTTATAGAGTTATCAATTAGTATCTGCTCTACTGGGTTAGTTGTTCCATCATCACCATCATAACCTATTTCATTAGTAAACAAAACACGATTATCTACTTTTACATTGTAGAAATCTAGAGATAATGATAAATTCCTTAAAGGCTTGTATGTTATTCCTGCAGAAATATTTTTTGCAGTTTCTGCTGTTAATTGCGGGACACCTAAACCATCTCTAATTATTGGATCTACATTATTAAAAGTTCCTTGATTAGAAATTGTACCACCAGAAACTAACGTTTGCACATTACTTAAATAAATTTGATGTAACGAAGGCGCTCTAAATCCTGTACCATAAGAAGCTCTAATTGCTCCTTTATCTCCTAAAGAGTAACGCCCGTTTAATTTCCATGAGGTATTATCTCCAAAATCACTAAAATCCTCATAACGAACAGCACCACCAATTAAAATATTTTCAGTTGGTTCCCAGTCAATAGCTCCATAAACTCCATAATTATCTCTAGTAGCTTTTACAGCATTACTAGGCTGCAAACCTGGAAAAGATTGTGCTCCTCCCGATCCTGTTGGATTATAATAAGATGCTGCATCACCTGCTTTGGCTGTAAAACGTTCACCTTTTACTTCTGCACCAAAAGAAACTACAAACGCTCCAATTTCTTTGCTTAAGTCTAAATTAGCCAGTGTATTACTAAATGTGTATGCACCAACATCAAAAGATGTTGGGCTTCTAGCACCTAAATCTACATTCAAGGTATTATTAACTTCGTAGTCTACTCCATTTCTTCCATAAGTACCACTTAAATCAACATTAAAGCCAAATAAATCCCACTTAAATCCTGCAGTTATATTATTATCTACAATATCAGTTTCAAATGTTGGTTGAAAACCTTGATATTCCGTTCCTGCATCATGTAATAGATTATGAGGATCTTGAACCCAATAAGGTGTACGGTACAACGCAAAACTCTTTCCTGTTCTATGCGTTAGCCCTCCAAATGTATAAAACTCTGCTCCTTTAGTACCAATTGGAGCTCCTGCATTTACAAAAATATCCATTATTTTTAATTCTGGTTGGCCAACCGTCATTCCTAAATCAGGATTTTCTGTCAACCATGAACCATATGTAGGGTCGTCTGCTGCAACTCCAAATAAATCATCTTTCCCAGGTGTTCCTGCGCGATTTGTTTGTTCTTGTTCATAATATCCTAAAGTAAAATTTAAATAACCTCCTTCTTCCCCAAGGTTTATCGATGTATTTAAATCTGCACCAAAATTAAAACCATCTCCTTCTGTAGTTACTCCTGCTTTTGCACTAACTGTAGTAAACTCAACATCTTTTTTTAAGACCATGTTTATTACTCCTGCTATAGCATCTGAGCCATATTGAGCAGAAGCTCCATCTCTCAAAACCTCAATACGTTCAATAGCTGCTGCTGGTACACTTTTTAAATCAACACCAACTTCTCCTTTACCAGGAGTATCGTTAATATATACTAATGCACTTTGATTTTTACGTTTACCATTTACCAACACAAGTGTTCTACTTGGTCCTAATCCTCTCAAATCTGCAGGATCAAAATGTGCTGTTCCGTCAGAAATAGATTGAGTTGTAGAGTTAAAAGATGGCACTTTATAAGTTAACATCTTATCTACAGTAGGTTGCCCTGTTTTTTTTAGTTCTGCAACACCTATATTATCGATAGGTACAGGAGAATCTAAAATAGTTCTTGGTTTAGCCCTATTTCCAACCAAAACAATTTCATCTAATGATACACCAGGCAGTAGAGTTACATTTACAACACTACTATTAACTGTAATTTCTTGTAGATTGTAGCCAACGTAGGAAAAAACTAACACATCTCCATTATTTGCATCAATGGAATAATTGCCATCAAAATCTGTGGTTACTCCATTAGTTGTTCCTTTTACTACAACCGAAGCTCCTGGTATTTGCCCTGAATCATCAGAAACTTTCCCTGTTACTTGTTGCGCATTAATAAGATGTGATACTCCCAAGAATAGGAACAGCATCATAAAGAGATTTTTTTTCATAATCTATAGTTTAAATTAATTAGTAAAAACACAATAAAACTGTTAAATATCTAAGTATTAATGTTTTTTAATAAATTAAAAATAAGAAAATAACAACAAATCAAACCTATTATTGTAAAATAATAAGTTTTGAATCATCAATTAAAGTCAAATATATAAATGTTAAATTTGCATTTTAAAATAAAATTCCATGTACAGAAGTCATAATTGCGGTGAGTTAACTGCAAAACATATAAATTCAGAAATCACCTTATCTGGTTGGGTTCAAAAATCAAGAGACAAAGGTTTTATTGTTTGGGTAGATTTACGCGACCGTTACGGTATTACTCAACTTGTTTTCGACGAAGAGAGAACCTCTAAAGACATGCTTGAAAAAGCACAGAAACTAGGTCGTGAATTCGTTGTCCAAGTAAAAGGAACTGTAATAGAGCGTGCTTCAAAAAATCCAAGTATGCCAACTGGTGATATTGAGATTTTAGTTTCAGAATTAAATATCTTAAACGAAGCGCTTCTTCCTCCTTTTACTATTGAAGACAAAACAGATGGAGGAGAAGATATTAGAATGAAATATCGCTATTTAGACATAAGACGTAACCCTGTAAAAAACAACTTAATTTTTAGAGCCAAAGTAACACAAGAGGTTAGAAACTTTTTGTCAAACCAAGACTTTATAGAAGTTGAAACTCCTTATTTAATTAAATCTACTCCAGAAGGAGCTCGTGATTTTGTTGTGCCTTCTCGTATGAATGAAGGTGAATTTTACGCACTACCACAATCGCCTCAAACTTTTAAGCAATTGCTTATGGTTGGTGGTATGGATAAATATTTCCAGATTGTAAAATGTTTTAGAGATGAAGATTTACGTGCAGACAGACAACCAGAATTTACACAAATTGATTGTGAAATGGCGTTTGTTGAGCAAGAAGATATTTTAAATGTTTTTGAAGGATTAACACGTCACTTACTAAAAGAAGTAAATGGTGTTGAAATCGATAAATTCCCAAGAATGTTGTACGATGATGCGATGCGTTTATACGGAAACGACAAGCCAGATATTAGATTTGGAATGGAGTTTGGGGAATTAAACGAAGTTGCACAACATAAAGAATTTGGTGTTTTTAACACTGCAGAATTAGTTGTTGGTATTGCAGTTCCTGGAGGAAACGCTTACACAAGAAAAGAAATTGATAAATTAATCGACTGGGTAAAGCGCCCTCAAGTTGGTGCTTTAGGTATGATTTATTCTCGTTGCAATGACGATGGGACATTTAAATCTTCGGTAGATAAATTCTACGATCAAGACGATTTAGAAAAATGGGCTAAAATTACAGGCGCAAAAGCAGGCGATTTAGTTTGTGTACTATCTGGAGAAACTAACAAAGTACGTGCGCAGTTAAGCGCTTTACGTATGGAATTAGCAACACGTTTAGGCTTACGCGATCCAAAAGTATTTGCTCCACTATGGGTAATTGATTTTCCATTATTAGAATTAGACGAAGAAACTGGTCATTATCATGCAATGCACCATCCGTTTACTTCTCCAAAACCAGGTCAAATAGAATTATTAGACACTAATCCTGGAGATGTTAAAGCTAATGCTTACGATTTAGTATTAAACGGAAACGAAATTGGTGGTGGTTCTATAAGAATACACGATAAAGCTACACAGGCAATCATGTTAAAACACTTAGGTTTTAGCGATGAAGATGCAAAAGCACAGTTTGGTTTCTTAATGGATGCTTTCGAATATGGTGCACCTCCACATGGTGGACTTGCCTTTGGTTTAGATAGATTAGTTGCTATTTTAGGCGGACAAGAAACAATTAGAGATTTTATTGCCTTCCCGAAAAACAATTCTGGTCGCGATGTAATGATAGATGCTCCTGCCCCAATTGACGCAGCACAGTTAAAAGAATTAAGTTTAAAGCTTGATTTGTAGTTTATACCTTCAAGTTAACCGTTTATAAATCAATCCTGCTTTTTGCAGGATTTTTTTGTTAGATTAGATTTATGAAACGAAAGAAAGTCTTTAAAATTATTGGAATAGTACTCTTAATAATTATTATAGCCATAGCCGGAATTATTGGTTACGGCTATTACTATTACACAGAAGCTCACAATACAGAAAACAAACCTTACCAAAACTACATTGGCTATATAGACCAAGATAAAGCGCTACTTAAAGATAAATATGAACTTTGTGAAGATGGTTTTATACAAAGAACTTACAATGGTTCTGCATTAGAAGGATACAACATTAACAAAAAACATTATAGAGATCAATTATTTAGTCAATTCAATACTAATAATTATAATGATTCTGGGTATTTAAACTTTCGATTTTTAGTGAATTGCGAAGGTAATGCTGGATGGTTTGAAATTATTGAAATGAATTTAGACCTAGAGGAAACACCTCTTAATAAAGATTTAGTAGATGAATTACTAACCTTTACTTCAAACTCAAAACACTGGAATATTTTAAAATATCCAAAAAATAATAAGCCATACAATTATTACAATTACATCTCATACAGAATAGAAAATGGAAAAATCACTCAAATCATACCTTAGTTTATGTTGCTTACTAGTGATTTTTTCTTGCAGAAATGACGCTAGCTTAAACGCTTCTGAAAAAATAACACTTGCAGAAGAAACTTATAAAGCTGCAATTCAATTTAGGCAAGGCTCTACTGCATTTCAAAATGGCATTGCAGAGGCTGTTGCAATAGATCCAACTTACGAACCTGGTGTTTATGAGCTATCTGTTGCCGACTTAAAAAGAGGCTTACCTCACAAATGGTTACCACAATACAATAAAGCAGTAGAACTCGATTCTGTAACTAGAATTCCATGGCGTGGCTATCTTTATTTATGGTTTTATAGAGATTATAAAAAAGCAATCGCAGATTTTGATGCTAGTGATGTATTAACACCAGATTTTATAGATGCTCCACAAGGACACAGTGTAGATTATTGGAGAGGTATTGCTTATTTAGGTTTAAACGATTTTAAAAACTCTAACGCTTATTTTGAAAAACACATCGCTAAAGAAACCAAAGAATTTGGTGAAGATTACGTTGACATTACAGCATTCCTATATAATGGCATTGCTTATTTTGAGGCAGGTAATTATGAAAAGGCACTTTTAAATCTCGACAAACAATTAGAATACTCTCGTAACCTCAGCGCAGATGCTAAATATTATAAATCACAAATTTTTATAGCTGAAGGCAAAAACAAAAAAGCTTTAGAAACAATAAATGAAGCCATAGACGATTTTAACGAAGGTTATAATAACAAGCGCGCCTACGTAGAGACCTTGAGACAAATTTATCCTCAAGATTTAACAGACCTCAAATTTAAAATTGAAAATCTCTAAATACTTTTAATATTAAAATCCTGCTTCTTGCAGGATTTTTTGTTACTTTGATATAAGTAACCAATCATGCCAAAAAGAACACTTCTAAAACGCTTTTTAATTTGGAAATACAAACACATTTCCGAAAAAAACTTCACCTTTATACTAAGTGCATTAGTTGGTTTATTAGCTGGATTAGCAGCAGTGACACTTAAAAATATTACGTTTACAATAGAAACGCTTCTTGCTAAAGGTATTGTGTTTTCTCAAAATCAGTTGTATTTTATACTGCCTGTAATTGGCTTATTATTAGTGTATTTATTTGTGAAATATGTAAGTAAAAAACCTATTGAACATGCTATTCCTTCTATTCTATTTTCGCTTACACGAAAAAGTGGGTTTTTAAAACGCTCAAAAATTTACTTTCCTTTAATTGCTGCTCCTTTAACTGTTGGCTTTGGAGGGTCGGTTGGTTTGCTTGGTCCTGCAGTAGCATCAGGTGCTGCTATAAGCTCTAACTTAGGTAAACTATTTCATATCAATAGAAAAACAAGAACATTACTTATTGGTTGCGCTGCAGCTGGAGCAATTTCTTCTATTTTTAAATCGCCAATTGCTGCTATTATTTTTGCTGTAGAAGTCTTTAGTCTAGATTTAACTTTTGTTTCTTTATTACCATTACTTATAGCATCAGTCTCATCTGTAATTACTTCTTATTTCTTTTTAGGAGACGATTTATTATTTAACTTTAATTTTTCAGATAAATTTCAGATAAAAGATATTCTCTTCTATGCAGTTTTAGGTATCGGAACAGGCTTTGCTTCTATTTATTTTACTAAAATGTATTTTGCTATTCTTAAGTTTTTCGAGCGCTTTAAGACTCCTTTTCAGCGATTAATTATTGGTGGTTTAGCTATTGGTATCATGCTTTATTTTATCCCACCTTTGTATGGTGAAGGTTTTGGTTTTATAAACAATTTACTTGCAGGAAATCATATTCAGGCTTTAGGCAAAACACCTTTTGATGCTTTTAATGATAATATTTGGGTGGTTATTGCTCTTCTTATTGGCATTACTGTTTTTAAAGCCGTTGCAATGACCACAACTTTTGCTGCTGGTGGTGTTGGTGGTATATTTATTCCAACAATGGTTATGGGAAGCGCTCTTGGCAACGCAGTTGCAAAAGTGATAAACAATATCGGTTTAGGGTTTAATGTTAGCGAAACCAACTTTACTTTAATTGGTATGGCTGGATTAATTGCTGGTGTTTTACATGCACCATTAACTGCTATTTTCTTAATTGCTGAGATTACTGGTGGTTACGAATTATTTATACCATTAATGATTGCTGTTGGTATTTCTTTCAGCATTAAAAAAAGTGCAATAGATTACACTATTTACACTAGAGAACTTGCTGAAAAAGGACAACTTTTAACTCATGATAAAGACCAAAATGTTTTAACATTAATGACTTTAGAATCTATAATCGAAAGTCGTTTTTCTAAACTACATCCAAAAATGACACTTGGAGAAATGCTTCACGAAGGTGTTGCTAAATCGACTAGAAACTTATTTCCGGTTGTAGACGAAGACGGTAAATTATCTGGAATTATTTTACTTGATGATGTGCGAGATATCATGTTCGATCAATCGCTTTATAATTCGACTTTGGTTGAGTCTTTAATGCATAATCCTCCAGATAAAATTATTTATGAAAAAGATTCTATGCAAATAGTTATGCAAAAATTTCAAGACTCTGGAGCATGGAATTTACCGGTAATAAAAAATGAAAAGTATATTGGCTTCGTTTCAAAATCAAAACTACTTACAGCTTATAGAAGACAATTAATTAATGCTTCTTCTTAATCTTAAATTTGATTAGTTTTGCAATGGCTTAACTATTCCATAAAATTTAAGCAAACACCAAAGTGAATGCACCATTTTTAAGATAAAAACATATTATAAAATGAAATATATTATCTGGTTTTTCTTTATTGTTTCTTTAGCCTCAATAGCTTCTGGTTATGCTTTAGACGTTTCTTATTCACAAAAATTAATAGGTTATGGTGTATTAGGTTTCTTTTTTATTGTAATCCCTTTATTTTCATGGTATAGTTGGAAAGACAAAAACCCTAGAGATTATTTATTAAATAAAGAAAATCTTGATAAAATGCGTGAACGAGAAAACAGAAAAAAAGAATAACGGTATTTTAGTTGTTATTTTCAGTCTTACTCATTACACAATGACCTGTATTAGTTTAGGTTTCTTCTTTCTATAAAAAAACGCTTCATTAGTTTTGAAGCTTCTTCCTCAAGAATTCCTCCTTCAATTTTAGTTTTAGGATGCAGCTTAGTCTTTAAATTAATACAACCACGATCCTCGTCTCTAGCAGCATAAACTATTTTAGAAATCTGACTCCAATACAAAGCACCTGCACACATCTGGCAAGGTTCTAAGGTTACATATAATGTGCAGTTTTTTAGATATTTGCCACCTAAAAAATTAGCAGCTGCTGTAATAGCTTGCATTTCTGCATGTGCAGTAACATCGTTTAAAAGCTCTGTAAGGTTATGTGCTCTGGCAATTATTCTATCTTCAATTACAATAACAGCACCAACAGGAATTTCACCTTTTTCAAAAGCTTCTTCGGCTTCTTGTAATGCTTTTTGCATGAAGTATTTATCGTCGTATGGTTTTATCATTCTATAAAAATACGATTTCAAATTAAATAATACGCTTCGGCAAGAATTTTGATAATTATAACAAAAGCTCTTAACCATGAAAAAATATTTCTCTATTAAAATTCCAGAGCCATGTCACGAAGGCTGGGAAACAATGTCTCCAAAAGGCAAAGGTCGTTATTGTAGCTCATGTTCAAAAACAGTAGTTGATTTTTCTAAAATGGATGTGTCAGAAATTCAAGATTTTTTAGTTAAAAAAAAAGACAAAAGTATCTGCGGACATATTAGCCAAACAAAGTTAGATTCTATAAATATTAGAATTCCGTTAAGTTTAATTCAGCAAAATCATAATGTCTACAAATCATTCTTTTTTGTAATTTTAATTGTAATGGGAACATCGTTATTTAGTTGTAATTCTAAAAATGAAAAACCACAAAAAATTGATAGTATTGAAATAATAGATACTAAAAAAATGAAGTTGTTGATGTTTTGGGTTTTATAGAATCTACAAAAAGAATAGATAGCGTAATTAAATACCAAAAACCTAAAAAAGAAATTATTACTATAGGAAAAGTAATTACTGTAGATGGTGATATGATACTTGAAGAACATTCACCTACCGAACTTTATCCAGTATACATTGTAGATGAATACCCTGAATTTAAAGAAACTACTTCAAAATTATCAAAAGAAGAAAATAAAAAGCAATTTCAATCTCAATTAAATCAATTTGTTAAAAACAATTTTAAGAAAACAGTAGTTGATAGTCTAGAGTTAATAGTAAAGCAAAAAATATATGTAGATTTTGAAATCACAAATACTGGTAATATAATTATTAAACGAACAAGAGCATATTATCCAGAATTAGAAAAAGAAGCCGAACGTGTTTTAAAAAAGCTCCCAAAATTAATGCCTGCTAGAAAAGATGGAAAAGCGGTTTCTGTAAGCTACATTTTACCTATAATATTTAATATTGAAGAATAAATACAATTATTAAATATCGTAGTTTTGTTAAGTGAAACAAAAATTACTTCAACATATAAACTACCCAAAAGATTTACGTCTTTTAAAACAAGAGCAGTTACCTGAATTAGCTCAAGAATTACGTGAGTTTATTATAAACATAGTAGCTACTAAAGAAGGTCATTTAGGCGCTAGTTTAGGTGTGGTAGATTTAACTATTGCCTTACATTTTGTGTTTAACACACCAAAAGATCAATTGGTTTGGGATGTTGGCCATCAAGCTTACGGTCATAAAATTTTAACTGGTAGAAGAGAAAGTTTTGACACCAATAGACAATATGGTGGTTTAAGTGGATTTCCAAATAGATTAGAAAGTGAATACGATGCTTTTGGTGTTGGACATTCCTCTACATCTATTTCTGCTGCTCTAGGAATGGCTATTGCAACACAGCTAAAAGGGGACTTAAAAACCCAGCATATTGCTGTTATTGGAGATGCTTCCATTGCAAGCGGAATGGCTTTTGAAGGTCTAAATCATGCTGGAGTTACAGATGCTAATTTACTAGTTATATTAAACGATAATGCCATTGGTATTGACCCAAGTGTTGGTGCTTTAAAACAATATTTAACTAACGTTAAAAAAGGGACTCAAAAGCAAGATAATATTTTTGAGGCCTTAAATTTTGATTATTCTGGACCAATAGATGGTCATGATTTACCGCTTTTAATTAACGAATTAGAAAGATTAAAAAAGGTAAAAGGACCAAAATTTTTACACGTTATTACTACAAAAGGAAAAGGTTTACGTCAAGCGGAAGAAAACCAGGTTACTTATCATGCTCCAGGGAAATTTAATAAGGATACTGGAGAATTAATTCCAAAACCAGAACTAAAACAGCCTCCAAAATATCAAGATGTTTTTGGACACACTATTGTTGAATTAGCAAAGCAGAACGATAAAATTATTGGAATTACACCAGCAATGCCAACTGGTAGCTCTTTAAAATACATGATGGAGCAAATTCCTGAACGCGCTTTCGATGTTGGTATAGCTGAACAACATGCAGTAACTTTTGCAGCAGGATTAGCAACACAAGGCATGGTACCGTTTTGTAATATTTACTCTACATTTTTACAACGTGCTTACGATCAAGTAATACATGATGTAGCATTACAAAACTTACCGGTAATTTTCTGTTTAGATCGTGCTGGTTTAGTTGGTGAAGATGGAGCTACACATCATGGTGTTTTTGACTTGGCTTACTTGAGATGCATTCCAAACCTTATTATTTTCGCGCCTAGAAATGAAATTGAATTACGTAACATTATGTACACTGCTCAGCTAGGTTTAGATCATCCTATTGCTATTAGATACCCAAGAGGAAGAGGACAAATTTTAGATTGGAGACAACCGTTTTCTAAAATTGAAATTGGGAAAGGACTTTGCCTTATAAAAGGAACAAAAACAGCCATTCTTTCTATTGGTAGTATTGCTAAAAATGTGACTGATGCTTTAGATTTATTAGAAGACACATCTACATTTTCACATTATGATATGTGTTTTGTTAAACCTTTAGATTTAACAATGCTTCAGAATATATTTAATACTCATGAAACAATTATTTCTATTGAAGATGGTGCAATAACCGGTGGTTTTGGAAGTGCAATTGCAGAATTTTCAGCAAAGTACAACTACAAAAATAAATTAATATTAAAAGGTGTTCCTGATACTTTTACAGAACATGGAACGGTTTTAGAATTGCAACAATCTCTGCATCTAGACTCAAAAAATCTAAGTTTGTTTCTAAAAAAAATGACAGACTAAATATTTAGTCTGCCATTTAATAATATAAGTTACTTATTTCTTAGTTTGTACTAAACGACCAAACTTGTCCAATGCTTTTAACACCATTATTATCTTTAGTATCTATTCTCCAATAATAAGTTGTTGCTGCTACTGTTGTTACATCAAAAGTAGAAGCTGCAACATCTAATTGTACTTGAGCTGGATCTGTAGTATCTCCAAAATACAAATCATAAGTTAATGTATCACTTGCATCTACATCACTTCCAGACCAATCTAAGGTTGTTGTTCCTGCACTAAAAACAGCATCTAAAGCTGGAGCGTTTAAAGACGCTGCAAATGGAGCATGATTTGATACACCATCTCCTTCAGTATAAAAAGCAAAAGTTTGAGAAGCTGTTGCTTCATCTTCACTATCAAAAGCGACTACATTCCAATAATAAGCAGTTCCATTTTGTAATGTTACTGTTCTACTGGTTGCTGTAGTTGTAATTTGCTCTACAATATTTGTTTGATTTCTATCTAGTGCAATTGTTAATCTATAATTAATAGTGTCTCCATCTACGTCTGTTGCTGCAGACCAAGTAAACTCTATAGTGCTATCTATACAAAGTAAATCTGAACTTGGGTAAGTTAGTGCACCTACTGCTGTAGGTGCTGTATTAGGCTCTGGCGTAGGTGCTACAGCTGCAGTTCCACCACCATCATCATCACTACCGCAAGAAGTAATTAAAACAAATACAAATAGTATTACTGGTAATAATTTTATTTTCTTAATCATATCTTTTATTTTTTAATAATTCTTATAACTTCTGGAGTATCTAAATTCAGTTTAATAAAATATATTCCTGAGTTTAAATTAGCAAAAGGAACATCTAAAGAATTAGAGTTGTTTTTTATGTAGTTTTTATTGATAACTAACTTCCCATTTACATCATAAACCTGAACACTAATTTCAGATTGCGTAACAGTGTTTGGTAATGTTATTTTAAGATTGTTAATAACTGGGTTTGGACTCGCTACAATGTTTAAAGCATTTTCAATAGTTGCTTTAAAAGTTCCTTCACAAGCTTTAGCTGTTTTAATTTCTAATGCTCCAGAACCTATTAGTTCTAAATCAAAAGTTGGATCACTTGTTATTGTTATTACCTCATCGTTAAATAAAACAGTATATGGTGCTGTACCTCTACTAACATCTACAGAAGTAATATTAGAACCATCATTATTATTTACAATTTGTAAATCAATAACATCTGCGGCTTCTATATTAATCTCAAAACATTGTTCGAATGTTGTTCCATTAACAGCAACACAAACAGTGTAAGAACCTACTGCAATGTTTTCAAAAGAATAACTTGATGTTACTTGCTCTGAAAGGTTTAAACCATTACCAACAACAGTTGCTGTATAAGTAACATACGTCTCGTTAGCATTAACTATTATTTTACCATTGTTTTCTCCTGTACAAGTTTCAGAAATAACTTCTAAAGAAATATTATCTGCATTAGTGTAACTAGTATCGCAAATATCTCCTATTCCATTTCC includes these proteins:
- a CDS encoding TonB-dependent receptor — its product is MKKNLFMMLFLFLGVSHLINAQQVTGKVSDDSGQIPGASVVVKGTTNGVTTDFDGNYSIDANNGDVLVFSYVGYNLQEITVNSSVVNVTLLPGVSLDEIVLVGNRAKPRTILDSPVPIDNIGVAELKKTGQPTVDKMLTYKVPSFNSTTQSISDGTAHFDPADLRGLGPSRTLVLVNGKRKNQSALVYINDTPGKGEVGVDLKSVPAAAIERIEVLRDGASAQYGSDAIAGVINMVLKKDVEFTTVSAKAGVTTEGDGFNFGADLNTSINLGEEGGYLNFTLGYYEQEQTNRAGTPGKDDLFGVAADDPTYGSWLTENPDLGMTVGQPELKIMDIFVNAGAPIGTKGAEFYTFGGLTHRTGKSFALYRTPYWVQDPHNLLHDAGTEYQGFQPTFETDIVDNNITAGFKWDLFGFNVDLSGTYGRNGVDYEVNNTLNVDLGARSPTSFDVGAYTFSNTLANLDLSKEIGAFVVSFGAEVKGERFTAKAGDAASYYNPTGSGGAQSFPGLQPSNAVKATRDNYGVYGAIDWEPTENILIGGAVRYEDFSDFGDNTSWKLNGRYSLGDKGAIRASYGTGFRAPSLHQIYLSNVQTLVSGGTISNQGTFNNVDPIIRDGLGVPQLTAETAKNISAGITYKPLRNLSLSLDFYNVKVDNRVLFTNEIGYDGDDGTTNPVEQILIDNSITSLKFFVNAVSTNTTGVDLVANYRNIELGKGKLTATLAANFNNTEIDGKIDTPTLLDENGYDIFNRKEQSRILSSRPKTKALLGFDYELNKWSFALNNTYFGEVTWQHATDVDKDQTFSGKIITDLNFGYEFSNRLSASLSVSNLLDVYPDEIETGGDVVTDLGGRFKYPWEVSQFGTNGTTISGGLTFKF
- the aspS gene encoding aspartate--tRNA ligase — protein: MYRSHNCGELTAKHINSEITLSGWVQKSRDKGFIVWVDLRDRYGITQLVFDEERTSKDMLEKAQKLGREFVVQVKGTVIERASKNPSMPTGDIEILVSELNILNEALLPPFTIEDKTDGGEDIRMKYRYLDIRRNPVKNNLIFRAKVTQEVRNFLSNQDFIEVETPYLIKSTPEGARDFVVPSRMNEGEFYALPQSPQTFKQLLMVGGMDKYFQIVKCFRDEDLRADRQPEFTQIDCEMAFVEQEDILNVFEGLTRHLLKEVNGVEIDKFPRMLYDDAMRLYGNDKPDIRFGMEFGELNEVAQHKEFGVFNTAELVVGIAVPGGNAYTRKEIDKLIDWVKRPQVGALGMIYSRCNDDGTFKSSVDKFYDQDDLEKWAKITGAKAGDLVCVLSGETNKVRAQLSALRMELATRLGLRDPKVFAPLWVIDFPLLELDEETGHYHAMHHPFTSPKPGQIELLDTNPGDVKANAYDLVLNGNEIGGGSIRIHDKATQAIMLKHLGFSDEDAKAQFGFLMDAFEYGAPPHGGLAFGLDRLVAILGGQETIRDFIAFPKNNSGRDVMIDAPAPIDAAQLKELSLKLDL
- a CDS encoding tetratricopeptide repeat protein, yielding MEKSLKSYLSLCCLLVIFSCRNDASLNASEKITLAEETYKAAIQFRQGSTAFQNGIAEAVAIDPTYEPGVYELSVADLKRGLPHKWLPQYNKAVELDSVTRIPWRGYLYLWFYRDYKKAIADFDASDVLTPDFIDAPQGHSVDYWRGIAYLGLNDFKNSNAYFEKHIAKETKEFGEDYVDITAFLYNGIAYFEAGNYEKALLNLDKQLEYSRNLSADAKYYKSQIFIAEGKNKKALETINEAIDDFNEGYNNKRAYVETLRQIYPQDLTDLKFKIENL
- a CDS encoding chloride channel protein; translated protein: MPKRTLLKRFLIWKYKHISEKNFTFILSALVGLLAGLAAVTLKNITFTIETLLAKGIVFSQNQLYFILPVIGLLLVYLFVKYVSKKPIEHAIPSILFSLTRKSGFLKRSKIYFPLIAAPLTVGFGGSVGLLGPAVASGAAISSNLGKLFHINRKTRTLLIGCAAAGAISSIFKSPIAAIIFAVEVFSLDLTFVSLLPLLIASVSSVITSYFFLGDDLLFNFNFSDKFQIKDILFYAVLGIGTGFASIYFTKMYFAILKFFERFKTPFQRLIIGGLAIGIMLYFIPPLYGEGFGFINNLLAGNHIQALGKTPFDAFNDNIWVVIALLIGITVFKAVAMTTTFAAGGVGGIFIPTMVMGSALGNAVAKVINNIGLGFNVSETNFTLIGMAGLIAGVLHAPLTAIFLIAEITGGYELFIPLMIAVGISFSIKKSAIDYTIYTRELAEKGQLLTHDKDQNVLTLMTLESIIESRFSKLHPKMTLGEMLHEGVAKSTRNLFPVVDEDGKLSGIILLDDVRDIMFDQSLYNSTLVESLMHNPPDKIIYEKDSMQIVMQKFQDSGAWNLPVIKNEKYIGFVSKSKLLTAYRRQLINASS
- a CDS encoding nucleoside deaminase gives rise to the protein MIKPYDDKYFMQKALQEAEEAFEKGEIPVGAVIVIEDRIIARAHNLTELLNDVTAHAEMQAITAAANFLGGKYLKNCTLYVTLEPCQMCAGALYWSQISKIVYAARDEDRGCINLKTKLHPKTKIEGGILEEEASKLMKRFFIERRNLN
- a CDS encoding energy transducer TonB; its protein translation is MGFIESTKRIDSVIKYQKPKKEIITIGKVITVDGDMILEEHSPTELYPVYIVDEYPEFKETTSKLSKEENKKQFQSQLNQFVKNNFKKTVVDSLELIVKQKIYVDFEITNTGNIIIKRTRAYYPELEKEAERVLKKLPKLMPARKDGKAVSVSYILPIIFNIEE